In Planktothrix serta PCC 8927, a single window of DNA contains:
- a CDS encoding diguanylate cyclase domain-containing protein: MNPNEINHSWKLDTGSQQSYFCRKKTKINQFYRGERKYFSQKTSLALIGLFLQGLISLGFHYHLYSSEPKEMIQSLMNWVLFLILIGWITYQVNRMDYRRSQTEESNPLELEQNYQEGRDQNSQPQEWLYQAILSAPNPIMLHAEDGEVVQINECWAEITGYTVAELPTLSAWMERFTSPEPLPSVKNPVGYSRLPHIFQEYVITNSHGHLRVWEWSSLRLGKLGDGRNLLLSTVVDITENRPTETPVQQSNEQLQLSLLQWTAELTQANDGLQEELQRRQQTTSELHQVSERLKQLLRSSPAVIFSCQPQPNYKITFISDNVKTLLGYDVATFLREEDIWHNYVPDEDQDQWRDAFIQLLATGTHIHEARFLHAQGNWCWLQLEMRLVKDGGGNPAEIVGYFVDITDRKQAEMQLLTTQNRLKTVIETVGSGITLSDKQGNFYIFNSKITEITGYTLEEAQSHVNFLGLLYPNPEAYKKAQDQLKFVALMGSIFNIETTIQTKNGQSKTLLLSTVMMQDQQNPLFLSTFQDITPLKRAEKALCQLIVQEHLVWEITHQIRQSLNLDDILNTTVTEVQQLLECDQVLIYRIFPNRQGKIIAETNLDESLKHRRSQAPLIPLECYKNFSRGRMRVINNINHDPINSGLLKVLKHWGIYSAIMVPLFEQNQLWGLLIIYQDQGLRHWLQWEATLLRQISEQVGIALQQSQLYQQTQYQARRAQTLNHVIQVIRQSLDLDTIFSTAVAEIVTLLRVDRACILQHFPQKQQWQEVASYSYSPYATPPILPSIQPLNRLETDDFNVPNSQEIQHLTGISGSWLPIPLRVGSQVWGCLGLLKHQHLRGWKESEIELTCAIADQLAIAIQQSELYQELQVANQQLKRLATVDGLTQVANRRRFDEYLAQEWQRLQREHADLALILCDIDYFKQYNDYYGHPAGDTCLKQVAQTLEDLLQRPADLVARYGGEEFAIILPNTNREGAIYIAQQIQGAILQLQLPHADSIVSQWLTLSLGVTYTIPSTLTSVSDLIAAADQALYQAKQQGRARYCVQEI; encoded by the coding sequence ATGAATCCTAATGAAATCAATCACTCTTGGAAACTTGATACGGGTTCACAACAGTCCTATTTTTGCAGAAAAAAGACTAAAATCAATCAATTTTACCGAGGAGAGAGGAAGTATTTTTCCCAAAAAACGAGTTTAGCCTTAATCGGGTTGTTCCTACAGGGATTAATCTCTTTAGGATTTCACTATCATCTCTACAGCAGCGAACCAAAAGAGATGATCCAAAGTCTGATGAATTGGGTTTTATTTCTAATCTTAATCGGGTGGATCACCTATCAAGTTAATCGTATGGACTATCGCCGTTCTCAAACTGAAGAATCTAACCCTCTGGAACTAGAACAGAACTATCAGGAGGGGAGGGATCAAAATTCCCAACCCCAGGAATGGCTTTACCAAGCCATTTTATCTGCGCCTAACCCGATCATGCTCCACGCTGAAGATGGCGAAGTGGTGCAAATTAATGAATGTTGGGCTGAAATTACAGGTTACACCGTAGCAGAATTACCCACTCTATCGGCTTGGATGGAACGATTTACCAGCCCAGAACCGCTACCCAGTGTGAAGAATCCAGTGGGTTATTCTCGTTTACCTCACATCTTTCAAGAGTATGTGATCACGAACAGTCATGGCCATCTGCGGGTTTGGGAGTGGAGTTCTCTGAGGTTGGGAAAACTAGGCGATGGTAGAAATTTACTCCTGAGTACGGTGGTGGATATTACCGAAAATCGACCAACGGAAACTCCTGTTCAACAGTCTAATGAACAACTTCAACTCAGTTTATTACAATGGACAGCCGAATTAACCCAAGCCAATGATGGTTTACAAGAAGAACTTCAGCGTCGTCAACAGACGACATCGGAACTGCATCAAGTCAGTGAACGCCTGAAACAATTACTTCGCAGTAGTCCGGCGGTAATTTTTAGTTGTCAACCCCAACCTAACTATAAAATTACGTTTATTAGTGACAATGTAAAGACACTTTTAGGATATGATGTCGCTACATTTTTGAGAGAAGAAGATATTTGGCACAACTATGTTCCCGATGAAGATCAGGATCAATGGCGGGATGCTTTTATTCAATTATTAGCAACAGGAACCCATATTCATGAAGCTCGATTTTTACACGCCCAAGGCAATTGGTGCTGGTTACAATTAGAAATGCGACTGGTTAAAGATGGGGGGGGAAATCCTGCGGAAATTGTGGGTTACTTCGTTGATATTACCGATCGCAAACAAGCAGAAATGCAACTGTTAACGACACAAAATCGGTTAAAAACAGTGATTGAAACCGTTGGCAGTGGGATTACGCTGAGTGACAAACAAGGGAATTTTTATATTTTCAATTCAAAAATTACAGAAATTACCGGATATACTTTAGAAGAAGCTCAATCCCATGTTAATTTTCTGGGTTTATTATATCCGAATCCTGAAGCTTATAAAAAGGCTCAAGATCAATTAAAATTTGTGGCTTTAATGGGTTCAATATTTAATATAGAAACTACAATTCAAACTAAAAATGGGCAGTCAAAAACCTTGCTTTTATCTACAGTGATGATGCAAGATCAGCAAAATCCTTTATTTTTATCCACTTTTCAAGATATTACGCCTCTAAAACGAGCCGAAAAAGCGTTATGTCAACTGATTGTTCAAGAGCATTTAGTGTGGGAAATTACCCATCAAATTCGTCAGTCTTTGAATTTAGATGATATTCTCAATACAACCGTTACAGAAGTTCAACAGTTATTGGAATGTGATCAGGTTTTGATTTATCGAATTTTTCCCAATCGTCAAGGAAAGATTATTGCAGAAACGAACTTAGATGAATCTTTAAAACACCGACGATCCCAAGCTCCTTTAATTCCCTTAGAATGCTATAAAAATTTTAGTCGTGGTCGGATGCGCGTGATTAATAATATTAATCATGATCCGATTAATTCGGGACTGTTAAAAGTCTTAAAACATTGGGGAATTTATTCCGCTATTATGGTTCCTTTATTTGAACAAAATCAACTCTGGGGACTTTTAATTATTTATCAAGATCAAGGTTTACGTCATTGGTTACAATGGGAAGCAACGTTACTTCGACAAATCTCAGAACAAGTTGGGATTGCCCTTCAACAAAGTCAACTCTATCAACAAACCCAATATCAAGCACGTCGCGCCCAAACGTTAAATCATGTGATTCAAGTTATTCGTCAATCTTTAGATTTAGATACAATTTTTTCAACGGCCGTTGCTGAAATTGTCACTTTATTGCGTGTGGATCGAGCTTGTATTTTACAACATTTTCCCCAAAAACAACAATGGCAAGAGGTTGCTTCCTATAGTTACAGTCCCTATGCTACGCCTCCAATTCTTCCTAGTATTCAGCCACTCAATCGTTTAGAAACGGATGATTTTAATGTTCCTAACTCCCAAGAAATTCAACATTTAACCGGAATTTCAGGAAGTTGGTTGCCGATTCCTCTGCGGGTGGGTTCTCAAGTTTGGGGCTGTTTAGGATTACTCAAACATCAACATTTAAGAGGTTGGAAAGAGTCGGAAATTGAGTTAACTTGTGCCATTGCGGATCAATTAGCGATCGCTATTCAACAATCTGAACTTTATCAAGAATTACAAGTTGCTAACCAACAATTAAAACGTCTAGCCACCGTTGATGGTTTAACTCAAGTAGCAAATCGTCGCCGTTTTGATGAATATTTAGCACAGGAATGGCAACGTTTACAACGGGAACACGCTGATTTAGCTTTAATTTTGTGTGATATTGACTATTTCAAACAATACAACGATTACTATGGACACCCCGCCGGAGATACTTGTTTAAAACAAGTCGCTCAAACCCTTGAGGATCTTTTACAACGTCCTGCGGATTTAGTCGCTCGATATGGCGGAGAAGAATTTGCAATTATTTTACCGAATACAAATCGGGAGGGTGCAATTTATATCGCCCAACAAATTCAAGGGGCGATTTTGCAACTCCAATTACCTCATGCTGATTCCATAGTCAGTCAGTGGTTAACGTTAAGTTTAGGGGTAACTTATACGATCCCTTCGACTTTAACCTCTGTTTCTGACTTGATTGCAGCCGCAGATCAAGCTCTATATCAAGCCAAACAGCAAGGACGCGCCCGTTATTGTGTTCAGGAGATTTAG